The sequence below is a genomic window from Sorangiineae bacterium MSr12523.
GTAGAATACACGGATCGGAACACCCTCGAATCCGAAGTGTTTCCGCAGTTGGTTGATCACGAAGCGCCGATACGAAAAGTGCACGGCATCCGGCGCATTCGTGATGCAGACGAACGTGGGCGGCGACGTTTCGGCTTGCGTAATGTAATAGAGCCGCGGCGCCTTGCCGCCGCTGGTCGGCGGCGGCCGCGTCTCGAGCACCTGGGCGAAGAAGCGATTCAGCTCGCCCGTGGAGACGCGCTTGGTGAAGCCTTCCTTCACGCGGTCGATCGTCGCAAACAGCTCGTTCAGCCCGCGCCCCTTCATCGCGCTGATGCGCACCGCGGGGGCGTAGGGCGCGAAGGACAGCTTCTCGCGCGCCCGCGTCTCGATGGCATCCATGTCCTTCTTCGAGGACACCAGGTCGCTCTTGTTCAGCGCGATGATGATGGCGCGCGAACGCTCTTCCGCGAGGCCCAGGATCTTCGCATCCTGCTCGGCCACGCCCTCGGAGGAGTCGCACAAAAGAACCGCGACCTGCGCGCGCTCGATGCTCCGGATGGCGTGAAGCACGCTCACCGCCTCGACCGTGCTCTCGGCCTTCGCGACCTTGCCCTTGCGACGGATGCCCGCGGTGTCGATGAGCACGTAGCGCTTGTCGCCGCGCTCGACGAGCGCATCGATGGCATCGCGCGTCGTACCTGGCTCGTCGCTCACCAGCATGCGCTCTTCGCCCAGCACACGGTTCACCAGGCTCGATTTCCCGGCGTTGGGTCGCCCCACGATGGCCACGCGCGTGATGCCGTCGTCCTCGGGGGCCTCGGTCTCTTCTTCGGGCGGAAAGGCGTCCACCACGGCGGCTTCCAGGTCGCCGATGCCGCGCCCGTGCAACGAGCTCACCGGGTACACGGTCTCGACGCCCTCGCGGTACAGCTCGAAGGCTTCCGCGTCGACCTTGGCCGAGTCGGCCTTGTTGGCCGCGAAGAACACCGGCTTCTTCGCCACGCGGAGCAGCCGAATCGCCGCGCGATCCGCGCTGGTGAGCGACGTGGTCGCATCCGTGAGGAAGATGATGACGTCCGCCTCGTCGATGGCGAGCTTCACGTGGTGCGCGATGCCGGCCTTCATCGGATCCTCGTCCTCGGGATCGAATCCGCCGGTGTCGATCAAGGTGTAGGGGCGCCCGTACGCCGACGTATCCGCGTAGTGCCGATCGCGCGTGACGCCCGGCTCGTCGTGCACGATGGCGATGCGCCGCCGTGCGAGCCGATTGAACAAGGTCGATTTGCCCACGTTGGGCCGGCCGACGATGGCCACGATGGGCAGGCCGGAAAGGCCCGCCGGGAGTTTACTCTTGCCGCCGCCCGCGGTGGCCTTCGGCCCCTCGGTCGATTTGCGATGCTTCGTCATCGGGAATCCTTCGAGCCGTCGGTTTCACCGATGTAGCCCATTTCCATCAGTCCGCGATCGGACTCGTACCAATGCGGTGTCACCCGAACCCAGAGGGCGAGGTGCACCTGTCTGCCCATCAAGCTCTCGACCCGTGCCCGGGCCTTGGAGCCGATTTCCTTGAGCACGGCGCCTTGTTTTCCCACGAGGATCTTTTTGTGCCCCTCGCGGTCGACGTGCACCGACAGCTCGATTTTGGGAATCTTGCCCGACTCGTCGAAGCGGTCCACGACCACCGCGACCCCGTGCGGGACCTCTTCGCGCGTCGCGCGCAGGATCTGCTCGCGCACGAACTCCGCCACCAAAAAGCGCATCGGCCTATCGGTGAGCGTGTCCGCTTCGTAGAGCAGCTCGTCCTCGGGGAGGTGCTTCTTCACCTCGGCGAGCACCCGATCGAGCCCGTCGCGTTTTTTGGCGCTGATGGGCACCAAGGCCGCGAAGTCGAAGGCCTTCGCATACGCTTCCAGCACCGCAAACAGCGCGCCCTTGTCCGCCGCGCGATCCACCTTGTTGATCGCGAGCACGACCGGCACGTTCGCGGCCTTCAATTGCTCGAGCAGCGACGCATCGAACCGCCCCACCGACGGTGCCGGCTCCACGCCGACGGAGGTCACGAAGACCACCACGTTGGCTTCGCGCGCCGCCTGGCGCGCTTCGTGGTTCATGCGGGCGCCAAGTTTCGTCTTGGCGGCGTGCATGCCGGGCGTATCGATGAAGACGTACTGCGCGTCCTTCTGCGTGAGGACACCGAGAATACGATCGCGGGTCGTCTGCGGGTGGTGGCTGACGATCGCAATGCGCTCGCCGAGGAGCGCATTGAGCAGGGTGCTCTTTCCAACATTGGGCCGGCCCACCAGGGCTACGGTCCCGACATGAATCTTCGACATGGCTGAGGGGCGGCGCACCGTATCACGGCTTTACCGTCTTCCCCATCCCGACTACCCTCCGGGCCGGTTTTTGCGATGAGCGAAGAATCCGACGACAAGCTTGCTTTGGAATCGAAAACGGCCGAAAAAACCGAGGAGAAACGGGAGCCTGCGCCCGAAAAGGCGCCATTCCGATTCCCGCCCTGGACCGCGACGGCCCTGGCGGTGGCCATTCCCGTCCTCGTCTTGCTCCTCCTCCCGCCGCTTTCCAAGAGCGGGCTCTGGGACCCGTACGAGCTCAACATCGCGGACTTGGGCCGCCGGCTGGCGCTCAATCTGTTCCACGCGGACGCCCTGGCGCTCTCCGGCGCGGACAATTCGCTGCCGCACTTGAACGACCTGGGGCGGCCCGAGCTGCCGTTCACGTCGATTGCGCTCGGGTTCAAGCTTTTCAAGCTGCACGAGTGGTCGGGCCGCCTGCCCCTGGCGCTTTGGGGCGTTGGCGGGGCCCTCGCCCTGTACGCCGCCGTCGCGCGCCTGGTGGACCGGCGCGCGGGCCTTTATTCGGTGCTCGCCCTGGTGACGATGCCGCTCTACTTCGTGCAGGCCCGCTCGATGCTGGGCGACATCGTCACGATGAGCGGCATCTCCATGGCCTTTTCGGGGCTGTCCGTCGCTATTTTCGATCGCCGCCGGGAATCGGGCGCCGGCGTCCGCTACGCGTTTCTCGCGCTCGGTCTGCTGGGGCTCGTGGTCGGCTACTACAGCCGCGGTGCGCTTTTTGGGCTCGCCGTGCCGCTCGCCGCCGTGGGCATTGCATGGTTCGTCGTCGTCGCGGCCGGCCGCCGCGATACCTTGGACTCGCTCTCCGACACGATTGCCGTTCTCGGGCTGGCCCTGGCTGCCTACGCCATCGTGGCGGCCGTTCGGGCCATCGACAAGGGCGACACGAAGAATCTGAGCCCCGCCATCGGCGCGATGCTCCGCACGCCGAGCCGTTACCCCACGTTCGACTTGATGATCGGCCACCTCGGGCACGCGCTCGCACCGTGGAGCGCCTTCATTCCGTTTGCGATCGGCCGTCTCTTCATCGCGCCGCCGCGTGCAAGCGAGACAGGCGACACAGCTGAAAAAAGCGACAAGGAAGCGCTCGATCGCGAGAGCATTTTTCGCGTCGCCATCCTCGTCGGCGCCGCCGTGGCCTTCACCGTGCACGGCTTCATCGTCGCCAAGACGGACCTCGTGGCCTTCTGCGCGCCCGCCATTTTGGCGGCGGCTTGCGGCATCGCCATCCGCGACTTCGAGCGCGGCGCACACGCGTCGGTCGCCTTGGGCGTGGGCACGGCCGTGTTTCTCGGCGTCTTCCACCACGACTTCCACGAGCTCCCGGACAAGGCCTACCAAGCCTTCGCCGTCGTTGGAGCGAGCTTCCCCGAGACCTTCAAAGACCACGCGCTCGCGCTGTGGACCGTCGCCCTCGTGGGCTTTGCCGGCATCGCCTTTCTATCGTGGTGCGAGCGCACCGATCGCGACGTGAAACGCCGCCCGTTCGACGTCGACAATTACCTCCACATCGCCAATTCGCTGCGCGATGCATGGGATGGCCTCCTCGCCCTCGTCTACTTCGCCCTCGTGGCCGGTGCCTCGCTCGCGGGGCTCCTCATCTGGGTGGCCACGCGCTTTCACTTGAAGATGCTCACCTCCATCTCGATGCAGATGCGCGAGGGGGCACTCAATGCGTGGTGGGTTACCGCCCTCGTTCCGCTCGTGGCCATCTTCGGCGTCTTCTTCGCGACGGACGTGTGGCTCTGGATGTTCGGCTCCGGCAAACCCCTCACCGTGGGTTCACTGACCCGCGGCTTCGAGCCCTTCGAGGAGTTGTTCGGCGCCCTCAAGCGGGAAGAGGATCGCACGCGCAGGGTCGGCTACCTGGTCATCCTTCTTCCGCTGATGGTGCTCGCCGTGCCGCTCGGGGTGTTCGGCGTTCTGATGTCGCGCCACGCGAACCCGCTGGTGGCCTTGGCCTTCGCCGTGCCGTCGGGCATCGCGATGTTCCTCGCCCTCGGTTTCCTCGGCGAGCTTCTTCAGGGACGCCGCGCGGCGGGCTTCGTTGCGCTGGGCACCGCCCTCGGCGTGGTTCTCTCGGGCGCGTACTACCCGGCGCTCGCAAACCAGCTGTCGCCGAAGGAAGTGTTCGAAAGCTACGAGCGCACGCACAAGAACGGAGAGCCGCTGGCCCTCTTCGGCGTGGGCGGTCGCACGGCCGCGTACTACGCGGGAGGGGAGCCTCCTTCGTTCTCGGATGCCCATGGCGCTTACCAATGGCTGATGGGCGGGGGCGAAGGTCGCCGCTTCGTGGCCATGAAGGCCGACGAGCTGGCGCGCCTCAATCAAATGTACCGCGAGCGCGTGAGCCCGCGACAGAACCTCCCCGTGCTCGATGCTCGCTCGAGTCAGATTCTCCTCGTGGCGTCGCGCCTTCAAGGTTCGGAGAAGAATCAGAATCCGCTCGACAAGATTCTGCTCGGCGCACCGCCATCCCCGCAGCATCCACTCGACGTGAACATGGATGACAAACTCCAGGTTCTCGGATTCGACCTCACCGACAAGAATGGCGACGCCGTCAAATCCGTCGCTCCGGGTCGCAAATATCGGATGAGGACGTATTACAAAGTGCTGGCGCCCGTCACCACCGAATGGGAAGCCTTCATTCATATCGACGGATATCGCCGCCGCCACAACGGCGATCACAAGCCGGTGGAGGGCAAGTATCCATTCTCCCTCTGGCTGCGCGACGATCTCGTCGTGGACGATTACGAGTTCTCGCTCGAACCGAATTTCTCGCCGGGCACGTATACAATCTATTTCGGCCTATTCGTCGGCGATACCAGACTCAAGATCAAGAGCGGTCCGAGCGACGGAGACAATCGCATCAACGGTGGACCGCTGCTCGTCCAATAGTCGGTTCGCCAGGAACGAACGAGTCGGCTGCCAGGAACGTCGGGTTACCACCCAACGAGCCAACGAAATAGATTCCTTTAGGGTTGCGTCCGGCGCGATTGAGTGCCAAGGCGGTCAGATGGCAATGCGCGACGACGCGTCCCGGCCCCACAGCTCTGCCCCACCTTCGGACGAGCGCCGGCGCAACGACCGTTTCGAGGTGATCTGGGCGGTGGACTGCGTGACGGACGAAACTTTTCTCTACGCGTCGATCACGAACATCAGTGAGATGGGCATTTTCGTGAAGACGTTGGAGCCGCTCCCCATTGGCACGCGTCTTCTACTTTCCTTCTCACCCCCGGGCTACGAGCCGTTCAAACTCGCCGGGGTGGTGGCGTGGCAAAATCGCATCAAGCTTCAAGCCGACAATCCGAACCCCGGAATGGGCGTGCGCTTCACGGAGCTGGGAATCCAAGAACGCGAACGGTTGGTCGAGGTCATTCGCACCATCGCCTATCTCCGCGGCGCAAACTAACCGCCAAGACGCCAAGGTCGCCAAGACCTTGGATCTGCACACGCATCACACGATGCCGAATCGAATCAAGGCATCGGCACGCGACTCATCCTCGTTAGCTTGGCGTTCTTGGCGCCTTGGCGGTTCATTCTACTCGCCAACTGGGAAACGGCGGCCGTAGATGCCGGCGCGGGGATCGTTCGTCGTGTCTTCCCAGCCGATGGCCACGTAGGCGCCCGCACCGCCGACGGCCACCGTGGGATTGGCCCGGCCTCGCCCCGAGACGATGCTGGCCTGGAATTCCGATTCTTGCCCATCGACATGGTTGAACAAAGCGCCGGCATCGCCGCCTAGGAAGCGTGCGCGCACGTGGCCGCTGGGGAAGTCGACCCATGCGGCCACGTAGGAGCCACCCACTGCGGAGGAGCTGGCGATGACCGGCGCGTTTTGCTCGCCGTCGCTCACCACGTCGTTGATGGCATCGCGCTGATCGCCCGCGACGGCTTGCGCCCCCGTGGCGGTTACCTTGTAGCGCTGGATGAAGATGTCGCCGTTTTTGCGTCCCTGATCGGCCCACACGATGGCAAAGCGCCCATCCGGCAGCGCGGCCACCGAGGGATGCGACTGCACCCCCGAGTGCGAGGCATCGTTCACCGTCTGCTCGGGCCCCACGAGCGCA
It includes:
- the der gene encoding ribosome biogenesis GTPase Der — encoded protein: MTKHRKSTEGPKATAGGGKSKLPAGLSGLPIVAIVGRPNVGKSTLFNRLARRRIAIVHDEPGVTRDRHYADTSAYGRPYTLIDTGGFDPEDEDPMKAGIAHHVKLAIDEADVIIFLTDATTSLTSADRAAIRLLRVAKKPVFFAANKADSAKVDAEAFELYREGVETVYPVSSLHGRGIGDLEAAVVDAFPPEEETEAPEDDGITRVAIVGRPNAGKSSLVNRVLGEERMLVSDEPGTTRDAIDALVERGDKRYVLIDTAGIRRKGKVAKAESTVEAVSVLHAIRSIERAQVAVLLCDSSEGVAEQDAKILGLAEERSRAIIIALNKSDLVSSKKDMDAIETRAREKLSFAPYAPAVRISAMKGRGLNELFATIDRVKEGFTKRVSTGELNRFFAQVLETRPPPTSGGKAPRLYYITQAETSPPTFVCITNAPDAVHFSYRRFVINQLRKHFGFEGVPIRVFYKAKRRRTRPGEEATE
- the era gene encoding GTPase Era, with translation MSKIHVGTVALVGRPNVGKSTLLNALLGERIAIVSHHPQTTRDRILGVLTQKDAQYVFIDTPGMHAAKTKLGARMNHEARQAAREANVVVFVTSVGVEPAPSVGRFDASLLEQLKAANVPVVLAINKVDRAADKGALFAVLEAYAKAFDFAALVPISAKKRDGLDRVLAEVKKHLPEDELLYEADTLTDRPMRFLVAEFVREQILRATREEVPHGVAVVVDRFDESGKIPKIELSVHVDREGHKKILVGKQGAVLKEIGSKARARVESLMGRQVHLALWVRVTPHWYESDRGLMEMGYIGETDGSKDSR
- a CDS encoding glycosyltransferase family 39 protein; amino-acid sequence: MSEESDDKLALESKTAEKTEEKREPAPEKAPFRFPPWTATALAVAIPVLVLLLLPPLSKSGLWDPYELNIADLGRRLALNLFHADALALSGADNSLPHLNDLGRPELPFTSIALGFKLFKLHEWSGRLPLALWGVGGALALYAAVARLVDRRAGLYSVLALVTMPLYFVQARSMLGDIVTMSGISMAFSGLSVAIFDRRRESGAGVRYAFLALGLLGLVVGYYSRGALFGLAVPLAAVGIAWFVVVAAGRRDTLDSLSDTIAVLGLALAAYAIVAAVRAIDKGDTKNLSPAIGAMLRTPSRYPTFDLMIGHLGHALAPWSAFIPFAIGRLFIAPPRASETGDTAEKSDKEALDRESIFRVAILVGAAVAFTVHGFIVAKTDLVAFCAPAILAAACGIAIRDFERGAHASVALGVGTAVFLGVFHHDFHELPDKAYQAFAVVGASFPETFKDHALALWTVALVGFAGIAFLSWCERTDRDVKRRPFDVDNYLHIANSLRDAWDGLLALVYFALVAGASLAGLLIWVATRFHLKMLTSISMQMREGALNAWWVTALVPLVAIFGVFFATDVWLWMFGSGKPLTVGSLTRGFEPFEELFGALKREEDRTRRVGYLVILLPLMVLAVPLGVFGVLMSRHANPLVALAFAVPSGIAMFLALGFLGELLQGRRAAGFVALGTALGVVLSGAYYPALANQLSPKEVFESYERTHKNGEPLALFGVGGRTAAYYAGGEPPSFSDAHGAYQWLMGGGEGRRFVAMKADELARLNQMYRERVSPRQNLPVLDARSSQILLVASRLQGSEKNQNPLDKILLGAPPSPQHPLDVNMDDKLQVLGFDLTDKNGDAVKSVAPGRKYRMRTYYKVLAPVTTEWEAFIHIDGYRRRHNGDHKPVEGKYPFSLWLRDDLVVDDYEFSLEPNFSPGTYTIYFGLFVGDTRLKIKSGPSDGDNRINGGPLLVQ
- a CDS encoding TIGR02266 family protein, whose translation is MAMRDDASRPHSSAPPSDERRRNDRFEVIWAVDCVTDETFLYASITNISEMGIFVKTLEPLPIGTRLLLSFSPPGYEPFKLAGVVAWQNRIKLQADNPNPGMGVRFTELGIQERERLVEVIRTIAYLRGAN